One Streptomyces coeruleorubidus DNA segment encodes these proteins:
- a CDS encoding enolase C-terminal domain-like protein — protein sequence MSIGPQPTVTAFAVYPVAGRDSMELNLSGAHGPYFTRNVVVLTDSEGRTGLGEVPGGEKITQTLRDAEPLVVGAKVGDYKRVLREIGDRFAERDAGGRGAQTFDLRTTVHTVTAVESALLDLLGQHLDVPVAALLGDGQQRDSVRVLGYLFYVGDPDRTDLEYVREPGSAVEWYRVRHEEALSPEAIVRQAEAAYDLYGFRDFKLKGGVLEGAEEVAAVRALKSRFPEARITLDPNGAWSLREAVELCRPLVGTLAYAEDPCGAEGGYSGREILAEFRRATGLPTATNMIATDWRQMAHALALQSVSIPLADPHFWTMQGSVRVAQLCNAMGLTWGCHSNNHFDISLAMVTHCGAAAPGEYNALDTHWIWQEGLERLTVEPPRIVGGEITVPDAPGLGVELDMDRLLAAHELYREKGVGARDDVVAMQYLVPGWEFDGKRPCLVR from the coding sequence ATGAGCATCGGACCGCAGCCGACCGTCACGGCGTTCGCCGTCTACCCCGTCGCGGGCCGCGACAGCATGGAGCTGAACCTCTCCGGCGCGCACGGCCCGTACTTCACGCGCAACGTCGTCGTTCTCACCGACTCTGAGGGACGTACCGGGCTGGGGGAGGTGCCCGGCGGGGAGAAGATCACGCAGACGCTGCGGGACGCCGAGCCGCTGGTCGTCGGGGCGAAGGTGGGCGACTACAAGCGGGTACTGCGCGAGATCGGTGACCGGTTCGCCGAGCGGGACGCCGGGGGCCGGGGTGCCCAGACCTTCGACCTGCGGACCACCGTCCACACGGTGACCGCGGTCGAGTCGGCGCTGCTCGACCTTCTCGGGCAGCATCTGGACGTACCCGTGGCGGCGCTGCTGGGCGACGGGCAGCAGCGGGACTCGGTGCGGGTGCTGGGGTACCTCTTCTACGTCGGTGACCCGGACCGGACGGATCTGGAGTACGTCCGGGAACCCGGCTCAGCCGTGGAGTGGTACCGGGTGCGGCATGAGGAGGCGCTGTCGCCGGAGGCGATCGTGCGGCAGGCCGAGGCGGCCTACGACCTCTACGGGTTCCGGGACTTCAAGCTCAAGGGGGGCGTGCTGGAGGGGGCCGAGGAGGTCGCGGCCGTGCGGGCGCTCAAGTCGCGCTTTCCCGAGGCCCGGATCACGCTGGACCCGAACGGGGCGTGGTCGCTGCGGGAGGCGGTCGAGCTGTGCCGGCCGCTGGTCGGCACGCTCGCGTATGCCGAGGATCCCTGCGGGGCGGAAGGCGGTTACTCCGGGCGGGAGATCCTCGCGGAGTTCCGCCGGGCGACGGGGTTGCCCACGGCGACGAACATGATCGCGACCGACTGGCGTCAGATGGCCCATGCCCTGGCTCTGCAGTCGGTCTCCATTCCGCTGGCCGATCCGCACTTCTGGACCATGCAGGGGTCGGTGCGGGTGGCGCAGTTGTGCAACGCGATGGGGCTGACCTGGGGGTGTCACTCCAACAACCACTTCGACATCTCCCTGGCCATGGTGACGCACTGCGGAGCCGCGGCGCCGGGGGAGTACAACGCGCTGGACACGCACTGGATCTGGCAGGAAGGGCTGGAGCGGCTGACCGTCGAGCCGCCCCGCATCGTGGGCGGGGAGATCACCGTGCCGGACGCGCCGGGGCTGGGTGTCGAGCTCGACATGGACCGGCTGCTGGCGGCGCACGAGCTGTACCGGGAGAAGGGGGTGGGGGCGCGGGACGATGTGGTGGCGATGCAGTACTTGGTGCCTGGCTGGGAGTTCGACGGCAAGCGGCCGTGTCTGGTGCGGTGA
- a CDS encoding carbohydrate ABC transporter permease, giving the protein MAVTLASRRTTRRLAADAGLLVVAAAFVLPLAWVVLSSLDPHADLRVKAPDGLTSDNFDAILTSDITFTPLLNSLVLCGSATLLTVICAALAAYPLTRFRSRFNRPFLLTILFATSLPITAIMVPVYALFVQVDLIDTMHGTVFFFAASQLPFAIWLMKNFMDGVPRELEEAAWTDGASSLQSLIRIVLPLMGPGVAVVTVFSFVMMWGNFFVPFMLLLTPDQMPASVSINDFFGNRGMVAYGQLAAFSIVYSTPVILLYVLIARRLGGGFALGGAVKG; this is encoded by the coding sequence ATGGCAGTCACACTCGCCTCCCGCCGCACGACCCGCCGTCTGGCGGCGGACGCGGGTCTCCTGGTGGTCGCCGCGGCTTTCGTGCTCCCCCTGGCCTGGGTGGTCCTGTCCTCCCTGGACCCCCACGCCGACCTCCGGGTCAAGGCACCCGACGGCCTCACCTCGGACAACTTCGACGCGATCCTGACCTCGGACATCACCTTCACGCCGCTGCTGAACAGCCTGGTGCTGTGCGGCAGCGCGACGCTGCTGACGGTCATCTGCGCGGCCCTGGCGGCCTACCCTCTGACCCGCTTCCGCTCCCGCTTCAACCGTCCGTTCCTGCTGACGATCCTCTTCGCGACGAGTCTGCCGATCACGGCGATCATGGTTCCGGTCTACGCGCTGTTCGTCCAGGTGGACCTGATCGACACCATGCACGGCACGGTCTTCTTCTTCGCCGCGTCCCAACTGCCCTTCGCCATCTGGCTGATGAAGAACTTCATGGACGGCGTACCGAGGGAACTCGAAGAGGCGGCCTGGACCGACGGGGCTTCGTCCCTCCAGTCCCTGATCCGCATCGTGCTGCCCCTGATGGGCCCGGGCGTGGCCGTCGTGACGGTCTTCTCCTTCGTCATGATGTGGGGCAACTTCTTCGTCCCCTTCATGCTCCTGCTGACGCCCGACCAGATGCCGGCGTCCGTCAGCATCAACGACTTCTTCGGGAACCGGGGGATGGTGGCGTACGGGCAGCTGGCTGCGTTCTCGATCGTCTACTCGACGCCGGTGATCCTGCTGTACGTCCTGATCGCCCGGCGCCTGGGAGGGGGCTTCGCACTGGGCGGGGCGGTGAAGGGCTGA
- a CDS encoding carbohydrate ABC transporter permease, with protein MTTTAPHTDLGKTPGPTAPSRPRRGPGALVRALPLTPAVVLLLLFLAGPIAYCFYIAFTDLQLTGQAQDSFVGFENFTRAFGDEAFLNAVWLTLVFTVLSSLVGQNTLGLALAALMRRASKPVRTLTGGIVVTAWVLPEVVAGFLLYAFFRREGTLNAILDWLHLPSQNWLFTLPILAVSFANVWRGTALSMLVYSAALNEIPKEITEAAEVDGAGGWRRMWHITLPMIRRSIGTNLMLNTLQTLSVFGLIWVMTRGGPGGKSQTLPLFMYEQAFQNSLIGYGTAVALLLLLVGSLFSLVYLRLLRTEV; from the coding sequence ATGACCACCACGGCACCGCACACCGACCTCGGAAAGACGCCCGGCCCCACGGCTCCCAGCCGCCCCCGGCGGGGCCCGGGCGCGCTGGTCCGCGCCCTCCCCCTCACCCCCGCCGTCGTCCTCCTGCTCCTCTTCCTCGCCGGCCCGATCGCCTACTGCTTCTACATCGCCTTCACCGACCTCCAGCTCACCGGCCAGGCCCAGGACTCGTTCGTCGGCTTCGAGAACTTCACCCGGGCCTTCGGGGACGAGGCGTTCCTCAACGCCGTATGGCTGACGCTGGTGTTCACGGTCCTGTCGTCACTGGTCGGGCAGAACACGCTCGGCCTCGCCCTGGCGGCGTTGATGCGGCGCGCGTCGAAACCGGTCCGCACGCTCACCGGCGGCATCGTGGTCACGGCCTGGGTGCTGCCGGAGGTCGTGGCCGGCTTCCTCCTCTACGCCTTCTTCCGCCGCGAGGGCACCCTGAACGCCATCCTGGACTGGCTCCACCTGCCCTCCCAGAACTGGCTGTTCACGCTCCCCATCCTGGCGGTGTCCTTCGCCAACGTCTGGCGCGGTACGGCGCTCTCCATGCTGGTCTACTCGGCCGCGCTGAACGAGATCCCCAAGGAGATCACCGAGGCCGCCGAGGTCGACGGGGCCGGGGGCTGGCGCCGCATGTGGCACATCACCCTCCCCATGATCCGCCGCTCCATCGGCACGAACCTGATGCTCAACACCCTCCAGACCCTCTCGGTCTTCGGCCTGATCTGGGTGATGACCAGGGGCGGCCCCGGCGGCAAGAGCCAGACGCTGCCGCTCTTCATGTACGAACAGGCCTTCCAGAACAGCCTGATCGGCTACGGCACGGCGGTGGCCCTGCTCCTCCTCCTGGTCGGCTCCCTCTTCTCGCTCGTCTATCTGCGCCTGCTGCGAACGGAGGTCTGA
- a CDS encoding extracellular solute-binding protein: protein MRPTAASTPLLALALAATALTACGGGSGSDPDTVKVSFKQSTDNSIKVMDTYLADIKKQFEKAHPGKKVELVPIKAPDSEYYTKLQQMLRSPKTAPDLVYEDTFLINSDITSGYLKPLDPYLAKWPDWNRFIDTAKAAAKGEDGKTYGVPDGTDTRGLWFDKGIFAKAGLPADWQPKTWKDVLTAARTIKQKVPGVIPLNVYTGKPVGEAATMQTFEMLLYGTNDGRTDPLYDKNSKKWVAGGQGFKDALAFVETVYEEKLGPDVSDALDPNVMTRVRGEWLPKGSLGIALDGSWLPQDWLPGSGHEWPEWPEKLGLAAMPTQHGQAPGKVSMSGGWTWSIPAKAGNPDLAFEFIKTMQTKANAQKWYVANSGIAVREDVAKDPGYATAQPGIKFFTDLVQNTHYRPAYPAYPKVSTAIQEAMEGVTTGDMSVDEATSDYVDALKDATDNQVVER, encoded by the coding sequence GTGCGCCCCACCGCCGCTTCAACACCTCTCCTCGCCCTGGCCCTCGCCGCGACCGCCCTCACCGCCTGCGGTGGCGGTTCCGGCAGCGACCCCGACACCGTGAAGGTCTCCTTCAAACAGTCCACGGACAACTCCATCAAGGTGATGGACACCTATCTCGCGGACATCAAGAAGCAGTTCGAGAAGGCCCACCCGGGCAAGAAGGTCGAACTCGTCCCGATCAAGGCCCCGGACTCGGAGTACTACACCAAGCTCCAGCAGATGCTCCGCTCCCCCAAGACCGCCCCCGACCTGGTCTACGAGGACACGTTCCTCATCAACTCGGACATCACCAGCGGCTACCTCAAGCCCCTCGACCCCTACCTCGCCAAGTGGCCCGACTGGAACCGGTTCATCGACACGGCGAAGGCGGCGGCCAAGGGCGAGGACGGCAAGACCTACGGCGTCCCCGACGGCACCGACACCCGCGGACTCTGGTTCGACAAAGGGATCTTCGCCAAGGCCGGCCTGCCCGCCGACTGGCAGCCGAAGACCTGGAAGGACGTCCTGACCGCGGCCCGCACCATCAAGCAGAAGGTCCCCGGCGTCATCCCGCTCAACGTCTACACGGGCAAACCGGTCGGCGAGGCGGCCACCATGCAGACCTTCGAAATGCTGCTCTACGGCACGAACGACGGCCGCACGGACCCCCTCTACGACAAGAACTCGAAGAAGTGGGTCGCCGGCGGCCAGGGCTTCAAGGACGCCCTCGCCTTCGTCGAGACGGTCTACGAGGAGAAGCTGGGCCCGGACGTCTCCGACGCGCTCGACCCGAACGTCATGACCCGGGTGCGCGGCGAGTGGCTCCCCAAGGGCAGCCTCGGCATCGCCCTCGACGGCTCCTGGCTGCCGCAGGACTGGCTGCCCGGCAGCGGCCACGAGTGGCCCGAGTGGCCCGAGAAGCTCGGCCTCGCCGCCATGCCCACACAGCACGGCCAGGCGCCCGGCAAGGTGAGCATGTCCGGCGGCTGGACCTGGTCGATCCCGGCCAAGGCCGGCAACCCGGACCTGGCCTTCGAGTTCATCAAGACGATGCAGACCAAGGCCAACGCGCAGAAGTGGTACGTCGCCAACTCCGGCATCGCGGTCCGCGAGGACGTGGCGAAGGACCCCGGGTACGCCACAGCCCAGCCCGGCATCAAATTCTTCACCGACCTGGTGCAGAACACCCACTACCGCCCCGCCTACCCGGCCTACCCCAAGGTCTCCACGGCCATCCAGGAGGCCATGGAGGGTGTGACGACGGGGGACATGTCGGTGGACGAGGCGACGAGCGACTACGTGGACGCCCTGAAGGACGCCACGGACAACCAGGTCGTCGAGCGGTAG
- a CDS encoding response regulator: MTSDITPERAIRVLVVEDDPVAADAHVLYVGRVPGFVAVGKAHTGAEARRALERTPVDLLLLDLHLPDVHGLQLARSLRAAGHHADVIAVTSARDLAVVREGVSLGVVQYVLKPFTFATLRDRLVRYAEFHAAVGEASGQDEVDRALAALRAPGPAALPKGLSAPTLERVTVALRDSVEGLTAAGVAETVGISRITARRYLEHLVDAGRAARRPQYGTVGRPELQYRWVTGQ; the protein is encoded by the coding sequence ATGACGAGCGACATCACGCCCGAGAGGGCCATCCGCGTCCTGGTCGTGGAGGACGACCCGGTCGCCGCCGACGCCCACGTCCTGTACGTCGGCCGGGTCCCGGGCTTCGTCGCCGTGGGCAAGGCGCACACGGGCGCGGAGGCACGCCGGGCCCTGGAACGCACGCCCGTCGACCTGCTCCTGCTCGACCTGCACCTGCCGGACGTGCACGGTCTGCAACTGGCGCGGTCCCTGAGGGCGGCCGGACACCACGCGGACGTGATCGCGGTGACGTCGGCGCGTGATCTGGCGGTCGTGCGCGAGGGTGTCTCACTTGGAGTCGTGCAGTACGTCCTGAAGCCGTTCACCTTCGCGACCCTGCGCGACCGCCTCGTGCGGTACGCCGAGTTCCATGCCGCGGTCGGCGAGGCGAGCGGCCAGGACGAGGTCGACCGGGCGCTGGCGGCCCTGCGCGCCCCGGGCCCGGCGGCCCTGCCGAAGGGGCTGAGCGCACCGACGCTGGAGCGGGTGACGGTGGCCCTGCGCGACAGCGTGGAGGGCCTCACGGCCGCCGGTGTGGCGGAGACCGTGGGCATCTCCCGCATCACGGCCCGCCGTTACCTGGAGCACCTGGTGGACGCGGGCCGCGCGGCCCGCCGCCCGCAGTACGGCACGGTGGGGCGACCGGAGTTGCAGTACCGCTGGGTCACCGGCCAGTGA
- a CDS encoding sensor histidine kinase codes for MRFSVPGPRSLAGQLFAMQAVLIAVVVAGYALFTYVSDRSQAEEAARRQARAVARSVADSPSVLEAARTSDPTAELQPYALKVMRDTEVDFITIMNPRGIRWTHPDPAQIGQPFRGHTAKALKGETFDETYTGTLGPSVRAVTPIQDGKKIVGLVSAGIRVEEITQRVQDQLTALLGVAAGALALGAVGTYVINARLRRHTHGMNASELSRMHDYHQAALHAVREGLLMLDGQYRVALINDGGRELLGVTGDVVGRSVAELGLPVPLTGALLASEPRVDEVHLTASRVLVINTSPVSGGERRGTVVTLRDVTELQSLMGELDSERGFTQALRSQAHEAANRLHTVVSLIELGRAEEAVGFATAELELAQALTDQVVAAVSEPVLAALLLGKTAQANERGVELMVSEDSSLDDGLLPESLPPRDLVTILGNLIDNAVDAAQGSVRARVTVTAYTQDTEDPEALDDAPELVLRVSDTGPGVDPEHAEAVFQRGFSTKPARPGGRGLGLALVRQAVQRHEGTLSVSEADGGGAQFEVRLPLRETEAVAEGVTSGASVPSGAGGDA; via the coding sequence ATGCGCTTCTCCGTCCCCGGTCCCCGCAGCCTGGCGGGCCAGCTCTTCGCCATGCAGGCCGTACTGATAGCTGTCGTCGTGGCCGGATATGCGCTGTTCACTTATGTCAGCGACCGGAGCCAGGCTGAAGAGGCGGCGCGGCGCCAGGCCAGGGCGGTGGCGCGGTCCGTCGCCGACTCCCCTTCCGTGCTGGAGGCGGCCCGCACCTCCGACCCGACCGCCGAGCTCCAGCCGTACGCGCTGAAGGTCATGCGGGACACCGAGGTCGACTTCATAACGATCATGAACCCACGGGGCATCCGCTGGACGCACCCCGACCCGGCCCAGATCGGCCAGCCCTTCCGGGGCCACACCGCGAAGGCTCTGAAGGGCGAGACCTTCGACGAGACCTACACCGGCACGCTCGGCCCCTCGGTCCGCGCGGTCACCCCGATCCAGGACGGCAAGAAGATCGTGGGCCTGGTCAGCGCGGGTATCCGGGTCGAGGAGATCACCCAGCGGGTGCAGGACCAGCTGACGGCCCTGCTCGGCGTCGCGGCCGGCGCGCTGGCCCTGGGCGCCGTCGGCACCTACGTCATCAACGCCCGGCTGCGCCGCCACACCCACGGCATGAACGCCTCCGAGCTGAGCCGGATGCACGACTACCACCAGGCGGCCCTGCACGCCGTACGCGAGGGGCTGCTGATGCTGGACGGGCAGTACCGTGTGGCGCTGATCAACGACGGAGGGCGGGAGTTGCTCGGCGTGACCGGGGACGTGGTGGGCAGGTCGGTGGCGGAGCTGGGGCTGCCCGTCCCGCTGACCGGCGCGCTGCTGGCCTCGGAGCCGCGGGTGGACGAGGTGCATCTGACGGCGTCGCGGGTACTGGTGATCAACACCTCGCCGGTGTCGGGCGGTGAGCGGCGCGGTACGGTCGTCACCCTGCGCGACGTCACCGAACTCCAGTCGCTGATGGGCGAGTTGGACTCCGAGCGGGGTTTCACTCAGGCGCTGCGCTCACAGGCGCACGAGGCGGCGAACCGACTGCACACGGTCGTCTCGCTGATCGAGCTGGGCCGGGCGGAAGAAGCGGTGGGATTCGCGACGGCCGAGCTGGAGCTGGCTCAGGCGTTGACCGACCAGGTCGTGGCGGCGGTGAGCGAGCCGGTGCTGGCGGCGCTGCTGCTGGGCAAGACGGCCCAGGCGAACGAGCGGGGCGTGGAGCTGATGGTGTCGGAGGACAGCAGCCTGGACGACGGTCTGCTGCCGGAGTCCCTGCCGCCGCGGGACCTGGTGACCATCCTGGGCAACCTGATCGACAACGCCGTGGACGCGGCACAGGGCAGTGTGCGGGCACGGGTGACGGTGACGGCGTACACCCAGGACACCGAGGACCCCGAGGCCCTCGATGACGCCCCGGAGCTGGTGCTGCGGGTCTCGGACACGGGCCCGGGCGTGGATCCGGAGCACGCCGAGGCCGTCTTCCAGCGGGGCTTCTCGACCAAGCCGGCGAGGCCGGGCGGCCGGGGGCTGGGGCTGGCCCTGGTACGGCAGGCGGTACAGCGGCACGAGGGGACGCTGTCGGTGTCGGAGGCCGACGGGGGCGGGGCACAGTTCGAGGTACGGCTGCCACTGCGGGAGACGGAGGCGGTGGCCGAGGGCGTGACATCCGGGGCCTCGGTGCCCTCAGGCGCTGGAGGCGACGCATGA
- a CDS encoding cation:dicarboxylate symporter family transporter: MTSAADTAPAAPKAKRDRTHYLYIAVIIAVAAGITVGLAAPDFAVELKPIGTGFVNLIKMMISPIIFCTIVLGIGSVRKAAKVGAVGGIALGYFMVMSLVALGIGLIVGNILEPGSALAMTDAVKEAGHAQVDPEATTNTTDFLLGIIPTTIVSAFTNESVLQTLLIALLAGFALQGMGSAGQPILRGIEHIQRLVFRILAMVMWAAPIGAFGAIAAVTGSAGLDALKSLAVLMLGFYVTCFLFVFIVLGILVRVVSGLNILTLFKYLGREFLLILSTSSSESALPRLIAKMEHLGVSKPVVGITVPTGYSFNLDGTMIYMTMASLFIADAMGTPMSIGEQIPLLLFLLVASKGAAGVTGAGLATLAGGLQSHKPALVDGIGLVVGIDRFMSEARALTNFAGNAVATVLIGTWTKEIDKDRVNRVLAGELPFDEETLLDDGHGGPAADHSEVPEQGGEKELAKT; encoded by the coding sequence GTGACCAGCGCAGCCGATACGGCACCTGCCGCACCCAAAGCCAAGCGGGACCGCACGCACTATCTCTACATCGCGGTGATCATCGCGGTCGCCGCCGGTATCACGGTGGGTCTGGCCGCACCCGACTTCGCTGTCGAGCTGAAGCCGATCGGAACCGGCTTCGTGAACCTGATCAAGATGATGATCTCGCCGATCATCTTCTGCACGATCGTGCTGGGCATCGGCTCGGTACGGAAGGCCGCCAAGGTCGGAGCCGTCGGCGGTATCGCCCTCGGCTACTTCATGGTGATGTCGCTGGTCGCGCTGGGCATCGGCCTGATCGTCGGCAACATCCTGGAGCCGGGCTCGGCCCTCGCGATGACCGACGCGGTCAAGGAGGCCGGTCACGCACAGGTCGACCCCGAGGCCACCACGAACACCACCGACTTCCTGCTGGGCATCATCCCGACCACGATCGTGTCCGCCTTCACCAACGAGTCGGTCCTGCAGACCCTGCTGATCGCCCTGCTCGCCGGCTTCGCACTGCAGGGCATGGGCTCGGCGGGCCAGCCGATCCTGCGCGGTATCGAGCACATCCAGCGGCTCGTCTTCCGCATCCTCGCCATGGTGATGTGGGCCGCCCCGATCGGTGCCTTCGGTGCCATCGCCGCCGTCACCGGCTCCGCCGGCCTGGACGCGCTCAAGAGCCTCGCCGTGCTGATGCTCGGCTTCTACGTCACCTGCTTCCTGTTCGTCTTCATCGTGCTCGGCATCCTGGTGCGCGTCGTCTCCGGACTGAACATCCTCACCCTCTTCAAGTACCTGGGCCGTGAGTTCCTGCTGATCCTGTCCACCTCCTCCTCCGAGTCCGCGCTTCCGCGGCTCATCGCGAAGATGGAGCACCTGGGCGTCAGCAAGCCGGTGGTCGGCATCACCGTCCCGACCGGCTACTCCTTCAATCTCGACGGCACCATGATCTACATGACCATGGCTTCGCTGTTCATCGCCGACGCCATGGGCACGCCGATGTCGATCGGCGAGCAGATCCCGCTGCTGCTCTTCCTGCTGGTCGCCTCCAAGGGCGCCGCCGGTGTCACCGGCGCCGGCCTCGCGACCCTGGCCGGTGGTCTCCAGTCGCACAAGCCGGCCCTGGTGGACGGTATCGGCCTCGTCGTCGGCATCGACCGCTTCATGAGCGAGGCCCGCGCCCTGACCAACTTCGCCGGCAACGCCGTGGCCACCGTGCTGATCGGCACCTGGACGAAGGAGATCGACAAGGACCGCGTGAACCGGGTCCTCGCCGGTGAGCTGCCCTTCGACGAGGAGACGCTGCTGGACGACGGGCACGGCGGTCCGGCCGCGGACCACTCCGAGGTGCCCGAGCAGGGCGGCGAGAAGGAGCTGGCGAAGACCTGA
- a CDS encoding TetR/AcrR family transcriptional regulator, protein MASMTTGNTSRADANRRRILDVALAELLRDPDASMDQIARAAGVVRRTVYGHFPSREALISTLVDEAVQALSIAHAAGRAGVEDPAESVARSVLAVWELADRYRLLIALAQRTVTMQGIRERLAPVREAATGVLRRGLDEGVFSSPLPAPALAYVHEQMLVALMEAVNDGLVAAQEAGRCAAVTVLTAAGVPASKATELVAKLND, encoded by the coding sequence ATGGCGTCCATGACCACGGGCAACACCAGCCGCGCCGACGCCAACCGGCGCCGCATCCTCGACGTCGCCCTCGCCGAGCTGCTGCGCGACCCCGACGCCTCCATGGACCAGATCGCACGCGCCGCGGGCGTCGTACGGCGGACGGTGTACGGGCACTTCCCGAGCCGTGAGGCGCTGATCAGCACGCTCGTCGACGAGGCGGTTCAGGCCCTGTCGATCGCGCACGCGGCGGGGCGCGCGGGCGTGGAGGACCCGGCGGAGTCCGTGGCCCGCTCGGTGCTGGCGGTGTGGGAGCTCGCCGACCGCTACCGGCTGCTGATCGCGCTCGCCCAGCGCACGGTCACCATGCAGGGCATCAGGGAGCGGCTCGCCCCGGTTCGGGAGGCCGCCACCGGCGTGCTCCGGCGCGGCCTCGACGAGGGCGTCTTCAGCTCACCGCTGCCGGCTCCGGCCCTGGCCTACGTGCACGAGCAGATGCTGGTCGCGCTGATGGAGGCGGTGAACGACGGGCTCGTGGCAGCGCAAGAGGCGGGCCGCTGCGCCGCGGTCACGGTGCTGACCGCGGCGGGCGTGCCCGCCTCGAAGGCCACCGAGCTGGTGGCGAAGCTGAATGACTGA
- a CDS encoding DHA2 family efflux MFS transporter permease subunit: protein MRLVMTEPAERMDRPYARRWWALLVLCLSLLIIVMANTALTVAAPDMTEDLGLSSADLQWVIDGYTVPYAALMLLLGATGDKYSRRGALVLGLVVFGGGAVSGYLADSATAVIAARAVMGAGAAMIMPATLSLLAATFPRAERAKAITLWTATAGLAIAAGPLVAGALLEHHGWSSTFLINVPVAALAIVGALALVPPSKAGHHGRIDYGGGLLSVVWIGALVYMIIEGPHFGWGAKAVTAAVVAGVALVAFVLWELRHPRPVLDVRRFTDRGFAGSNLAVALFFLAVFGAFYYLTQHLQFVLGYDALDTGLRMLPLAGAVFVGSALTGYLTPRVGMKWTVTAGMVGGTAALALLTQIDSGSSYGDFVAPLIVLGLAIGLALSPCTDAIMGAFPESELGVGGAVNDTSLELGGSLGIAILGSLLATSYSGHLSDATAGRGLPASSLETAQDSVGAGYAVAQGLGGKARQLAEQAAHTNDPQQAERLKAQAGQLADGARQMADAVGASFSDSVAHTSLVGAVVLGVGTVAVALLLPGRGKAVEESAEEGRQAESVGAR from the coding sequence ATGCGACTCGTCATGACCGAACCGGCCGAGCGGATGGACCGCCCCTACGCACGCCGCTGGTGGGCGCTCCTCGTGCTCTGCCTGAGCCTGCTGATCATCGTGATGGCGAACACCGCCCTCACCGTCGCCGCGCCCGACATGACCGAGGACCTGGGCCTGTCCAGCGCCGACCTCCAGTGGGTCATCGACGGCTACACCGTCCCCTACGCCGCGCTGATGCTGCTGCTCGGCGCGACAGGCGACAAGTACAGCCGCCGGGGCGCGCTCGTCCTCGGGCTGGTGGTGTTCGGCGGCGGTGCCGTCTCCGGCTACCTCGCCGACAGCGCCACGGCGGTGATCGCGGCGCGTGCCGTGATGGGCGCCGGCGCTGCGATGATCATGCCTGCCACGCTGTCCCTGCTCGCGGCGACCTTCCCGCGCGCCGAACGCGCCAAGGCCATCACCCTGTGGACCGCCACGGCCGGGCTCGCCATCGCGGCCGGTCCGCTGGTCGCCGGGGCGCTGCTGGAGCACCACGGCTGGTCCTCGACGTTCCTCATCAACGTCCCCGTCGCCGCCCTGGCCATCGTCGGCGCGCTCGCCCTCGTACCGCCGTCCAAGGCCGGCCACCACGGGCGGATCGACTACGGCGGCGGACTGCTGTCGGTGGTGTGGATCGGCGCGCTCGTCTACATGATCATCGAGGGTCCGCACTTCGGCTGGGGCGCCAAGGCGGTCACGGCGGCGGTCGTCGCGGGCGTCGCGCTCGTGGCCTTCGTGCTCTGGGAGCTGCGCCACCCGCGTCCCGTCCTCGACGTGCGCCGCTTCACCGACCGCGGCTTCGCGGGCTCCAACCTCGCCGTCGCCCTGTTCTTCCTGGCCGTCTTCGGCGCCTTCTACTACCTGACCCAGCACCTCCAGTTCGTCCTCGGCTACGACGCCCTGGACACGGGTCTGCGCATGCTGCCGCTGGCCGGTGCCGTCTTCGTGGGCTCCGCCCTCACCGGCTACCTCACCCCGCGGGTCGGCATGAAGTGGACCGTCACGGCCGGCATGGTCGGCGGCACCGCGGCCCTGGCGCTGCTCACCCAGATCGACTCCGGGTCGTCGTACGGCGACTTCGTCGCGCCCCTGATCGTGCTCGGCCTGGCGATCGGGCTCGCGCTGTCGCCCTGCACGGACGCGATCATGGGGGCGTTCCCGGAGTCCGAGCTGGGCGTCGGCGGTGCGGTGAACGACACCTCGCTGGAGCTCGGCGGTTCGCTCGGCATCGCCATCCTCGGCTCGCTGCTGGCGACCTCGTACTCCGGTCACCTCTCGGACGCCACGGCCGGCCGGGGGCTTCCGGCCTCCTCCCTGGAGACGGCCCAGGACTCGGTGGGGGCCGGGTACGCCGTCGCCCAGGGGCTCGGGGGCAAGGCGCGGCAGCTGGCCGAGCAGGCGGCGCACACGAATGACCCGCAGCAGGCGGAGCGGCTCAAGGCGCAGGCCGGGCAACTGGCCGACGGGGCCCGGCAGATGGCCGACGCGGTGGGGGCGTCCTTCTCCGACTCGGTCGCGCACACCAGTCTGGTCGGCGCGGTGGTGCTGGGCGTCGGTACGGTGGCCGTGGCGCTGTTGCTGCCGGGCAGGGGGAAGGCCGTCGAGGAGTCTGCCGAGGAGGGCAGGCAGGCGGAGTCCGTCGGTGCCCGCTGA